One part of the Synergistota bacterium genome encodes these proteins:
- the queA gene encoding tRNA preQ1(34) S-adenosylmethionine ribosyltransferase-isomerase QueA has product MFDYEFPEELIAQEPISPRDHSRLMVLRRKEGTIEHAIFYMLPRFLKEGDLLVFNKSKVIKARLLGTKKGGSAKVELLLIRRFDDSLWEVIARPAKRLKKGTEVVFEDGLTCVVEEVLEEGFRRVRFSVGGEKFLELLDRIGEVPVPPYIKKDVEDPNRYQTVYAEVPGSVAAPTAGFHFTERLLEELRKMGVRTAFLVLHVGAATFLPVRGDVSEHKVPPEYYEVSEECALEVNSALKEGRRVIAVGTTTTRVLESVCDSEGFISPGRGWTDLFILPGFNFRIISGLITNFHLPRTTLLALVSAFAGEEFLKRAYEIAVRERYRLYSFGDAMLIL; this is encoded by the coding sequence ATTTTTGACTACGAGTTTCCAGAAGAGCTTATAGCTCAGGAGCCTATTAGTCCGAGAGATCACTCACGATTGATGGTTTTAAGGAGAAAAGAAGGGACAATAGAACATGCGATATTTTATATGTTACCGCGATTCTTAAAAGAGGGGGATCTTCTCGTTTTTAATAAAAGCAAGGTTATAAAAGCTCGGCTTTTAGGAACAAAGAAGGGTGGTAGCGCTAAAGTAGAGCTTCTACTTATAAGAAGATTTGATGATAGTTTGTGGGAGGTTATAGCCAGACCAGCTAAGAGGCTTAAAAAGGGAACTGAAGTTGTGTTTGAGGATGGTTTAACTTGTGTGGTTGAGGAGGTTTTAGAAGAGGGCTTTAGAAGGGTTCGTTTCTCAGTTGGAGGGGAGAAGTTTCTGGAGTTGCTTGATAGAATAGGGGAAGTACCTGTTCCTCCTTATATAAAGAAAGATGTGGAGGATCCTAATCGTTATCAAACTGTTTATGCTGAAGTTCCTGGATCAGTTGCTGCTCCAACTGCAGGATTTCACTTTACTGAAAGGCTGTTAGAAGAGCTTAGGAAGATGGGTGTAAGGACTGCTTTTCTTGTTCTTCACGTTGGTGCTGCTACTTTTCTTCCTGTGAGAGGAGATGTGAGTGAACACAAAGTTCCCCCTGAGTATTATGAGGTTTCTGAAGAATGTGCTTTAGAGGTTAATTCTGCTTTGAAAGAGGGACGAAGAGTTATAGCTGTTGGGACGACCACCACAAGGGTTTTAGAGAGCGTTTGCGATAGTGAAGGTTTCATATCTCCTGGGAGAGGATGGACTGACTTATTTATTCTTCCCGGCTTTAATTTTAGGATCATAAGCGGTCTTATAACTAACTTTCATCTTCCAAGGACGACCTTGCTGGCCTTGGTTTCGGCTTTTGCAGGTGAGGAGTTTTTGAAAAGGGCGTATGAAATAGCTGTTAGGGAGAGGTATCGCCTATATAGCTTTGGCGATGCCATGCTGATTCTTTGA
- the ruvA gene encoding Holliday junction branch migration protein RuvA: MIDYLRGKAVEKKEKELFLDVNGFGFKVFVVSRDLSLIREGDEVLLYVYLNYKGERLELFGFLRREDRDFFERLLSITKIGTRISFEILEKFSWKEFLDAIEREDVVLLSSIPKVGEKRAKRIIFELKGELLSGEGIFSEVKDALLSLGYSEREANMAILKLARYGIGSRKVEDLVKEALSFLKGDN, from the coding sequence ATGATAGATTATCTGAGGGGAAAGGCAGTTGAAAAAAAGGAGAAAGAGTTATTTCTTGACGTAAATGGTTTTGGTTTTAAGGTTTTTGTTGTTTCGAGAGACCTTTCCTTAATTCGGGAAGGGGATGAGGTTCTACTTTATGTTTACCTGAACTACAAAGGGGAAAGGCTTGAGCTTTTTGGATTTTTAAGGAGGGAAGATAGGGATTTTTTTGAGAGGCTTTTAAGTATAACGAAAATAGGAACTAGGATCTCCTTTGAGATTTTAGAGAAGTTTTCTTGGAAGGAATTTTTAGATGCTATTGAGAGGGAGGATGTGGTTCTTCTCTCTTCTATTCCTAAGGTTGGGGAGAAAAGAGCTAAAAGGATTATCTTTGAGCTTAAGGGTGAGCTATTAAGTGGCGAGGGAATTTTCTCTGAGGTCAAGGATGCCCTTTTAAGTTTAGGGTATAGCGAGAGGGAAGCTAATATGGCAATCTTAAAGTTAGCAAGGTATGGGATTGGTTCTAGGAAGGTTGAGGATTTGGTGAAAGAGGCTTTATCTTTCCTTAAGGGGGACAATTAA
- a CDS encoding crossover junction endodeoxyribonuclease RuvC, translating into MGIDPGLRELGYVILEEGFKLLKSDTLYTYPDLEKAERLKIIYERLEEEVRIYSPFLVCMEKVFFHKNVKSAMEVGEVRGVVSLLCAQRGIKLLEISPLELKKALTNWGRASKKEIAEVLKRFFGLSFSTSHEFDAAALAICGLTYLKRCSSFNDRLSEGKGS; encoded by the coding sequence ATGGGAATTGATCCGGGTTTAAGAGAACTAGGTTATGTGATACTAGAAGAGGGTTTTAAGCTTCTTAAATCTGATACGCTGTATACCTATCCAGACCTTGAAAAAGCAGAGAGATTAAAAATTATATATGAGCGTTTAGAAGAGGAGGTAAGGATATACTCCCCTTTTCTTGTCTGTATGGAGAAGGTCTTTTTTCATAAAAATGTTAAAAGCGCTATGGAAGTGGGAGAGGTAAGAGGAGTTGTATCTCTTTTATGTGCTCAAAGAGGAATTAAACTTTTAGAGATCTCTCCTCTTGAGCTTAAGAAAGCTTTAACCAACTGGGGAAGAGCTTCTAAGAAGGAAATAGCAGAGGTTTTAAAGAGGTTTTTTGGTTTAAGTTTTTCTACATCGCATGAGTTTGATGCAGCGGCCTTAGCTATATGTGGTTTGACTTATCTAAAGAGGTGTAGTTCTTTTAATGATAGATTATCTGAGGGGAAAGGCAGTTGA
- the lepA gene encoding translation elongation factor 4: protein MIAPERIRNFCIIAHIDHGKSTLADRFLEITGTIPERKMVEQYLDMLEIERERGITIKAQPVRMEYKGYVLNLIDTPGHVDFTYEVSRSLAACEGAILVVDATQGVEAQTVANAFLAIESNLEIIPVINKIDLPNADPERAKREIEEAIGLDASGAILASAKEGIGVEEILDTVIKQIPPPKGDPNAPLRALIFDSIYNSYRGVVIYIRVKDGTIKAGQKIIMMSTGNIYEVEEVGIFTPHMKPINELGPGEVGYVIAGIKEIRQARVGDTITDASNPAKEPLPGYKKVKPVVFCGVYPVDRNDFENLRDALEKLRLNDASIYFEPESSAALGAGFRCGFLGMLHMEVALERLRREFELDLIATAPNVVYKVVKHSEEVLEIDNPAKFPPLGEIREIQEPFARVTIFTPTEFVGNIMSFLQERRGSFKSMDYLSPERVMLIYEVPLAEIIIDFHDKLKSLSKGYASMDYEPIGYKTSDLVKVDILIHYEPVDAFSFIVHREKAYHKALALLQKLKEMIPRQLFEVAIQAAIGKKVIARVDIKPLRKDVLAKCYGGDVTRKKKLLEKQKEGKKRMKALGKVNVPTEAFLALMKLEKE, encoded by the coding sequence ATGATAGCCCCTGAAAGGATTAGAAACTTCTGTATAATAGCCCATATAGATCATGGAAAATCAACCCTGGCTGATCGATTTCTTGAGATCACAGGAACCATACCGGAAAGGAAAATGGTAGAGCAATACCTCGATATGCTTGAAATAGAAAGAGAAAGAGGCATAACCATCAAAGCTCAACCGGTTAGAATGGAGTACAAAGGATATGTTCTAAATCTTATAGATACACCAGGCCATGTAGACTTCACTTATGAGGTATCTCGCTCCTTAGCCGCATGTGAGGGAGCAATACTTGTCGTGGACGCAACCCAGGGAGTAGAGGCTCAGACTGTAGCAAATGCCTTCCTTGCTATAGAAAGTAATCTTGAGATAATCCCGGTAATAAACAAAATAGACCTTCCAAATGCCGATCCCGAAAGAGCTAAAAGAGAAATAGAGGAAGCCATAGGGTTAGACGCCTCTGGAGCAATACTTGCAAGCGCAAAGGAAGGAATAGGAGTAGAAGAAATATTAGACACGGTTATAAAACAGATACCTCCTCCAAAAGGAGACCCTAATGCCCCTCTAAGAGCACTCATATTCGACTCAATTTATAACAGCTATAGAGGTGTTGTAATTTACATAAGAGTCAAGGATGGGACAATAAAGGCTGGCCAAAAAATAATCATGATGTCTACAGGAAATATTTACGAGGTAGAAGAGGTTGGAATCTTTACACCTCATATGAAGCCTATAAATGAGCTTGGCCCAGGCGAGGTTGGATACGTTATAGCAGGAATAAAAGAGATAAGACAAGCTCGAGTTGGAGATACTATAACCGATGCCTCAAACCCAGCGAAAGAACCCTTACCAGGCTACAAAAAGGTAAAACCGGTGGTTTTTTGTGGTGTTTATCCTGTAGATAGAAATGATTTTGAAAACCTAAGAGACGCTCTTGAAAAGTTAAGATTGAACGATGCTTCCATTTATTTTGAGCCAGAGTCATCAGCAGCTTTGGGAGCAGGTTTTCGATGCGGATTCCTAGGAATGCTTCATATGGAGGTAGCTTTAGAGAGACTAAGAAGAGAGTTTGAACTCGACCTTATAGCTACCGCACCTAACGTAGTATACAAGGTAGTAAAACACTCTGAAGAGGTTTTAGAGATAGATAACCCTGCCAAGTTTCCACCTCTGGGAGAGATAAGAGAAATACAGGAGCCTTTCGCTAGAGTAACCATATTCACTCCAACAGAATTCGTTGGAAACATAATGTCCTTCCTTCAGGAAAGAAGAGGTTCTTTCAAAAGCATGGATTACTTAAGTCCAGAAAGGGTCATGCTTATATACGAGGTTCCGCTTGCGGAAATAATCATCGACTTTCACGATAAACTAAAATCGCTAAGCAAAGGATACGCATCAATGGATTACGAACCTATAGGTTATAAAACTTCTGATTTGGTAAAAGTAGATATACTCATTCATTATGAACCTGTAGATGCCTTCTCCTTTATAGTCCACAGGGAGAAAGCCTACCATAAGGCTTTAGCTCTCCTTCAAAAGCTAAAAGAGATGATACCTCGTCAGCTATTCGAAGTAGCGATCCAAGCAGCTATAGGAAAAAAGGTTATAGCAAGAGTCGATATTAAACCTTTAAGAAAAGATGTTCTTGCAAAATGCTACGGTGGAGATGTAACAAGAAAGAAAAAGCTATTAGAAAAGCAAAAGGAAGGTAAAAAGAGAATGAAAGCCTTAGGAAAGGTAAATGTCCCAACAGAGGCCTTCTTAGCTTTAATGAAGCTAGAGAAAGAATGA
- a CDS encoding NAD+ synthase — MFDAAEFVERAVSWIRDEIGEAGAKGGVVGISGGVDSAVVALLLKRAMGENMLGLIMPCRSVSSDLSDALEFVKAFEIPYRLVDLSSIYEAFLNILGEVDKRGDIALANIKPRLRMITLYYFANRLNYLVVGTGNRSELEVGYFTKYGDGGVDILPIGSLVKSEVREVARHLGVPEKIIHKPPTAGLWDGQTDEGEMGITYEVLDKYLLEGKADPDIVRKIEGMRKRSDHKRMPPKVLLFKK, encoded by the coding sequence ATGTTTGACGCAGCTGAGTTTGTTGAGAGAGCTGTTTCCTGGATCAGGGATGAAATAGGAGAGGCTGGAGCTAAAGGGGGGGTTGTTGGTATAAGTGGTGGGGTTGACTCTGCCGTGGTTGCCCTACTATTGAAGAGAGCAATGGGGGAAAATATGCTTGGGCTCATAATGCCTTGTCGTTCTGTTTCATCAGATCTTAGTGATGCTTTAGAATTTGTTAAAGCTTTTGAAATTCCTTATAGACTGGTAGATCTCTCTTCTATTTACGAGGCTTTTCTTAATATCTTAGGTGAAGTTGATAAGAGGGGAGACATTGCTTTGGCTAATATTAAGCCTCGCTTAAGGATGATAACCCTTTACTACTTTGCAAATAGGCTTAACTATCTTGTGGTCGGAACTGGGAATAGGAGTGAGCTTGAGGTTGGATATTTCACTAAGTATGGGGATGGTGGAGTTGATATACTTCCTATAGGAAGTTTGGTTAAGTCTGAGGTGAGAGAGGTTGCTAGACATCTCGGTGTTCCGGAGAAAATAATACATAAACCGCCAACTGCTGGACTTTGGGATGGACAAACCGATGAGGGGGAAATGGGCATAACTTACGAAGTTCTTGATAAATATCTTCTTGAGGGTAAAGCTGATCCTGATATAGTTAGAAAAATCGAGGGAATGAGAAAGAGAAGCGATCATAAGAGGATGCCTCCAAAGGTACTCCTCTTCAAGAAATAG
- a CDS encoding aminotransferase class I/II-fold pyridoxal phosphate-dependent enzyme translates to MYFKPFKVEAWLNEHEPKAKYHLGETSIAPLSLRELKEITDFRWEELLDIKLDYGEIQGISILREEVSKLFLNTNPEEVLITNGSIEANFLAIAALSEECETFLAEFPEYNQLYELPKAFGKKVKLYRLKRENGFSVDVEELLETARDSQAVILNHPHNPTGAALEEEKMQYIIENLIKAGKKIMFDQVYLNLSKENPITPSARKLSNEVIVTGGLSKSFGLPGLRIGWIIAPKSFIERCWKIRDYVAISISPLNQFLAYKALQNKDKILKRSRDILRKNFDIISNWMEKNRDIIDWIPPKEGCVCFPWLKKVENSEDLCKALMERDSVLLVPGSCFDMPEHIRIGFGFESEILIKGLEVLEKFLRRDIDNL, encoded by the coding sequence TTGTATTTTAAACCCTTCAAGGTAGAGGCATGGCTTAACGAGCATGAACCAAAGGCTAAATATCACCTTGGAGAAACATCGATAGCTCCCTTATCCCTAAGGGAACTTAAAGAAATTACCGATTTCCGATGGGAAGAGCTACTTGACATAAAACTTGACTATGGAGAAATTCAAGGGATAAGCATTCTTAGAGAGGAAGTTTCAAAGCTTTTTCTTAATACAAACCCTGAGGAGGTATTGATCACAAACGGATCTATAGAAGCAAACTTTCTTGCCATAGCTGCTCTCTCTGAAGAATGTGAAACCTTTTTAGCCGAATTTCCAGAATATAATCAGCTTTATGAGCTACCTAAAGCATTTGGGAAAAAAGTTAAGCTTTACAGGCTTAAAAGAGAAAATGGATTCTCAGTAGATGTAGAAGAACTATTAGAAACCGCTAGAGACTCTCAAGCAGTTATCTTGAACCATCCACACAATCCCACGGGAGCAGCTCTCGAAGAGGAAAAGATGCAATATATAATAGAAAACCTGATTAAGGCCGGTAAGAAGATAATGTTTGATCAAGTTTATCTTAACCTCTCAAAAGAAAATCCTATAACACCATCAGCAAGGAAGCTTTCTAATGAAGTAATAGTCACAGGAGGACTCTCAAAAAGCTTCGGTTTACCTGGTTTAAGAATAGGCTGGATAATCGCTCCAAAAAGCTTCATAGAGAGATGCTGGAAGATCAGAGATTATGTTGCGATATCCATCTCTCCATTAAATCAGTTTTTAGCTTATAAAGCGCTTCAGAATAAAGACAAAATTCTTAAAAGAAGCAGAGATATATTGAGGAAAAACTTTGATATAATCTCCAATTGGATGGAAAAAAACAGGGACATTATAGATTGGATTCCTCCAAAAGAAGGTTGTGTTTGTTTCCCTTGGTTAAAGAAAGTAGAGAATAGCGAGGATCTTTGTAAGGCTCTCATGGAAAGAGACAGTGTTCTTCTTGTACCCGGAAGCTGCTTTGATATGCCCGAGCATATAAGAATCGGTTTTGGTTTTGAAAGCGAAATTTTAATCAAGGGGCTCGAAGTGTTAGAAAAATTTTTAAGGAGGGATATAGATAATTTATGA
- the hemW gene encoding radical SAM family heme chaperone HemW, with product MIALYVHVPFCIRKCKYCNFFSIPFEDQLSQRYLRNLFKEIDFWREKLSEKVIKTIYIGGGTPTVYDEETLVLILRKIKESFNISENAEITVEANPKTINEKKLKGLKEEGVNRLSLGIQSLNDRLLKILGRPHSAQEAIEAMELVSKVNFKSWNVDLIYAIPTQTLDEWEKTLREVLSFSPPHLSLYSLILEEKTPLYEEIKSGLYELPEDEGYEAFTMAKNLLKEKNYIHYEISNFAIEGHFCQHNITYWKNEPYIGIGPGASSFYEGWRFKREENFDWFLGYSEVIRIDKEEEMKETIFMNLRMLEGIDKEGFFKRFGIRIEEKYKEIIEKLKKEGLLEEDQNRIKLTERGLLLGNQVFESFV from the coding sequence ATGATAGCCCTTTATGTGCATGTTCCTTTTTGTATAAGAAAGTGTAAATATTGTAATTTCTTTTCTATTCCCTTTGAAGATCAATTATCTCAAAGATATCTAAGAAATTTATTTAAAGAGATAGATTTCTGGCGCGAGAAACTATCCGAAAAGGTAATAAAAACCATCTATATAGGTGGAGGAACACCAACCGTATATGACGAAGAAACGTTAGTTCTAATACTAAGAAAAATTAAAGAGAGCTTCAATATAAGTGAAAACGCTGAGATAACAGTCGAAGCTAACCCTAAAACCATAAACGAAAAGAAGCTTAAAGGCCTTAAAGAGGAAGGGGTAAACAGGCTAAGCTTAGGAATACAGAGTCTAAATGACAGGCTACTCAAAATCTTGGGAAGACCTCACTCAGCTCAAGAGGCTATAGAGGCAATGGAACTTGTTAGTAAAGTTAACTTTAAGAGCTGGAACGTAGATTTAATATATGCTATACCAACCCAAACTTTAGATGAATGGGAAAAAACGCTAAGGGAGGTGCTTTCCTTTTCCCCTCCGCATCTTTCACTTTATAGTCTAATTCTCGAAGAAAAAACCCCCTTATACGAGGAAATTAAATCAGGGCTATATGAACTTCCGGAAGATGAAGGATATGAAGCTTTCACTATGGCAAAGAACCTCCTTAAAGAGAAAAATTATATACACTATGAGATTTCTAACTTTGCCATTGAAGGGCACTTTTGCCAACATAACATTACTTACTGGAAAAACGAACCCTATATAGGAATAGGACCGGGAGCTTCCTCTTTTTACGAAGGATGGAGATTTAAAAGGGAAGAAAACTTTGATTGGTTCTTAGGATATTCAGAGGTTATAAGGATAGACAAGGAAGAGGAAATGAAGGAAACCATATTTATGAACTTAAGAATGTTAGAAGGCATAGATAAAGAGGGCTTCTTTAAAAGGTTCGGCATTAGGATAGAAGAAAAATATAAAGAAATTATAGAAAAATTGAAAAAAGAGGGACTTCTTGAAGAAGATCAAAATAGAATAAAGCTAACCGAAAGGGGTCTTCTTCTTGGAAACCAGGTTTTTGAAAGTTTTGTTTAG
- the ruvB gene encoding Holliday junction branch migration DNA helicase RuvB, with translation MEAWEKSLRPKTLADFIGQGELKKRISLLIEASKARGDSPDHILFYGPPGLGKTTLASIIANELSSPFFQLSGPSISRAGDLAAILSGLEKGSVLFIDEVHRIPRSCEEMLYSAMEDYRIDIVVGKGVMAKTISIDLPPFTLIGATTRLGLLTGALRSRFGVIERIDFYPVEELEQIVFRSAMILGVEISKEAAKEVAIRGRGTPRIVNRLLKRIRDYAQVEGREFIDRELTLRALDFYGVDPYGLDLTDWRLISIIIEKFSGGPVGIETLAAALNEEPDTISEVYEPYLMRMGFIERTKRGRVATQRAYEIWKRRGCNGIFG, from the coding sequence TTGGAAGCTTGGGAGAAATCCTTAAGGCCGAAAACGCTTGCTGATTTTATTGGTCAAGGGGAGCTTAAAAAGAGGATATCTTTACTTATAGAGGCCTCAAAGGCTCGTGGAGATTCTCCAGATCACATACTGTTTTACGGTCCACCAGGTCTAGGTAAGACGACATTGGCGAGTATTATAGCTAATGAGCTATCTTCTCCGTTTTTTCAGCTAAGTGGTCCATCTATTTCAAGGGCTGGAGATCTTGCAGCTATATTAAGTGGCCTTGAGAAGGGTAGTGTTCTTTTTATAGATGAGGTCCATAGAATACCCCGATCTTGTGAGGAGATGCTTTACTCTGCTATGGAGGATTATAGGATTGATATAGTTGTAGGTAAGGGAGTGATGGCTAAAACTATAAGTATAGATCTTCCTCCTTTTACTCTTATAGGAGCGACGACAAGGCTTGGCCTTTTAACTGGTGCCTTAAGGAGTAGATTTGGTGTTATAGAAAGGATAGATTTTTATCCTGTAGAGGAGCTTGAACAGATAGTGTTTCGTTCAGCTATGATATTGGGAGTAGAGATATCAAAAGAGGCTGCTAAGGAGGTGGCCATAAGAGGTAGAGGGACTCCGAGAATAGTAAATAGGTTATTAAAGAGGATAAGAGATTATGCTCAGGTTGAAGGAAGAGAGTTCATAGATAGGGAGCTTACTTTAAGGGCATTAGATTTTTATGGTGTAGATCCTTATGGGTTGGATCTGACGGATTGGAGGCTTATCTCAATCATAATAGAGAAGTTTTCCGGTGGTCCTGTTGGTATAGAGACTCTTGCAGCGGCTTTAAATGAAGAGCCTGATACTATATCTGAGGTGTATGAGCCTTATCTCATGAGAATGGGCTTTATAGAGAGGACTAAAAGAGGAAGAGTTGCGACCCAAAGAGCTTATGAAATCTGGAAAAGGAGGGGTTGCAATGGAATCTTTGGGTAA
- the amrA gene encoding AmmeMemoRadiSam system protein A gives MGLVLGALTPHPPIIIPEIGGLELEKVKSTVDSLRKLAKKLKEIDVKRLIIITPHNIVLGDALGVLWADGFKGSLGQFGGPRDFSYPSDRDFVERFVREAQDKRLPVDFIRNSRLDHGTLVPLYYLLGVKASIPIVVLSFAFLPSHTLYEIGAFLEEFLSRDPVPTCIIASGDLSHRLTHDAPAGYSPQGREFDRRIVEIIKGFRKEDILNMDPYFLEEAGECGYRPIVILFGAFDKWEVKTEILSYEGPFGVGYCVAAIYPQRRLVWEEHPLVRLARKAVESYVKQGKVISPPPPSELTPEMKERAGVFVSIKKKGKLRGCIGTYLPTCRNVAEEVIRNAIAACSEDPRFDPVREDELPLLEYSVDILTEPEPVDDLAELDPKLYGVIVEASDGRKGLLLPDLEGVDTVEEQIEIASRKAGILPGESKRIYKFTVRRYK, from the coding sequence ATGGGATTGGTATTAGGTGCGTTAACCCCCCATCCGCCTATAATAATCCCTGAGATAGGTGGGCTTGAGCTTGAAAAGGTTAAGAGTACCGTTGATAGTTTAAGAAAGCTTGCTAAAAAACTTAAGGAGATAGATGTTAAAAGGCTTATAATTATAACTCCTCATAATATAGTTCTTGGTGACGCTCTTGGAGTTCTTTGGGCTGATGGTTTTAAAGGTAGCTTGGGGCAGTTTGGGGGACCGAGGGATTTCTCTTATCCCTCAGATAGAGATTTTGTGGAGCGTTTTGTTAGAGAAGCTCAAGATAAACGCCTCCCTGTCGATTTTATAAGAAACTCTCGATTAGATCATGGTACTTTAGTTCCTCTTTACTATCTTTTAGGAGTTAAGGCGAGTATTCCTATAGTTGTTTTAAGTTTTGCTTTTCTTCCTTCACATACTCTTTACGAAATCGGCGCTTTTTTGGAGGAGTTTCTTTCTAGGGATCCGGTTCCTACATGCATTATAGCCAGCGGTGATCTATCCCATAGATTAACTCATGATGCTCCTGCTGGATACTCTCCTCAGGGTAGGGAGTTTGATAGGAGGATAGTGGAGATAATAAAGGGTTTTAGAAAAGAGGATATTCTAAATATGGATCCTTATTTCCTGGAAGAGGCTGGTGAGTGTGGTTACAGACCGATCGTTATTTTGTTTGGTGCCTTTGATAAATGGGAAGTAAAAACGGAGATTTTATCTTACGAGGGTCCTTTTGGTGTTGGCTATTGTGTAGCAGCTATATATCCTCAAAGGAGGCTGGTTTGGGAAGAGCATCCTCTGGTGAGATTAGCTCGAAAGGCGGTTGAGTCTTATGTTAAACAGGGTAAGGTTATATCTCCGCCTCCCCCCTCAGAATTGACTCCCGAGATGAAGGAGAGGGCTGGAGTATTCGTTTCCATAAAAAAGAAGGGGAAGTTAAGGGGTTGTATAGGTACTTATCTTCCTACTTGTAGAAATGTCGCTGAGGAGGTAATAAGGAATGCTATAGCTGCTTGTAGCGAGGATCCTCGCTTTGATCCCGTTAGAGAAGATGAATTACCCCTTTTAGAGTACTCTGTGGATATCTTAACAGAACCGGAGCCTGTTGATGACTTAGCCGAGCTTGATCCTAAGCTTTACGGAGTTATAGTTGAAGCTTCTGATGGTAGAAAAGGTCTTCTTCTTCCCGATCTTGAAGGGGTAGATACAGTTGAAGAGCAGATAGAAATTGCCTCCAGAAAGGCAGGTATTCTTCCTGGAGAGTCAAAAAGGATTTATAAATTTACGGTCAGGAGGTATAAGTAA
- a CDS encoding DUF2905 domain-containing protein, producing MESLGKILIIFGLIIVITGLVLTFAPKIPYIGKLPGDIYVERKGMVIYFPIVTSLVLSLVLTLLLNLIFRR from the coding sequence ATGGAATCTTTGGGTAAAATCTTGATAATTTTTGGTCTGATAATAGTTATTACAGGGCTTGTATTAACTTTCGCTCCAAAGATTCCTTATATCGGTAAGCTTCCAGGAGATATATATGTAGAGAGAAAGGGAATGGTGATCTACTTCCCCATAGTTACAAGTCTAGTTTTAAGTTTGGTGTTAACTTTGCTTTTGAATTTGATTTTTAGGAGGTGA
- a CDS encoding YebC/PmpR family DNA-binding transcriptional regulator — protein MAGHSKWANIRHRKAQVDAQRGKLFAKVIRAIITAAREGGGDPEKNPRLRLAIQWAREVNMPSENVKRAIQRGTGEIPGAAYEEVSYEGYGPGGVAVLVEAMTDNRNRTTAEIRHIFSRYGGSLGEVGCVSWVFERKGILSFEGVSEDKVMEVALDAGAEDVRVQSDGTIEVITDSKDFMAVREAFEKAKIKPVRAEVTMIPKSTTRLEGEDAVRMLKLMEALEDHDDVQHVYANFDIPDEIMEKIGAAA, from the coding sequence ATGGCGGGTCATTCTAAGTGGGCAAATATTAGACATAGGAAGGCCCAGGTTGATGCTCAGAGAGGAAAGCTTTTTGCTAAAGTTATAAGAGCTATAATTACAGCAGCCCGTGAGGGTGGAGGGGATCCGGAAAAGAATCCTAGGTTAAGGCTTGCTATCCAGTGGGCTCGTGAAGTTAATATGCCTTCGGAGAATGTAAAAAGAGCTATTCAGCGTGGAACAGGCGAAATCCCAGGTGCTGCCTATGAGGAAGTCAGCTATGAGGGTTATGGGCCTGGTGGTGTTGCTGTCTTGGTTGAAGCTATGACTGATAATAGGAATAGGACAACGGCGGAGATAAGACATATTTTCAGTAGATACGGTGGAAGCCTTGGCGAGGTTGGTTGCGTGAGCTGGGTATTTGAGAGAAAAGGGATTTTGAGTTTCGAAGGGGTTAGTGAGGACAAGGTAATGGAAGTAGCTCTCGATGCAGGGGCGGAAGATGTTAGAGTTCAAAGCGATGGAACTATCGAGGTTATTACTGACTCTAAAGATTTCATGGCTGTTAGAGAAGCTTTCGAAAAGGCTAAAATTAAGCCTGTGCGGGCCGAAGTAACTATGATTCCAAAGAGCACTACTCGTCTTGAGGGAGAGGATGCTGTAAGGATGCTTAAGCTAATGGAGGCGCTTGAGGATCACGATGACGTTCAGCATGTATATGCTAACTTTGACATACCTGATGAAATAATGGAGAAGATCGGTGCTGCAGCGTGA